The Pelorhabdus rhamnosifermentans genome includes a window with the following:
- a CDS encoding N-acetylmuramoyl-L-alanine amidase, producing MAKFCIDPGHAPNGEPDPGAVNSDTGLRECDVALTIGNKVAQYLQEAGYEISSPVDNNWLACVWRKQ from the coding sequence ATGGCTAAATTTTGTATTGATCCGGGACATGCACCAAACGGGGAACCAGATCCAGGTGCAGTAAATTCGGATACAGGGCTTCGTGAATGTGACGTAGCTCTGACTATCGGAAATAAAGTCGCTCAATATTTACAAGAAGCAGGCTATGAAATATCTTCACCGGTAGATAACAATTGGCTAGCGTGCGTATGGCGCAAACAATGA
- a CDS encoding phage holin family protein → MAARTSWLIAWLIKTVFAFIVATLTSVHGTAMVAFVVLVFIDLLTRWIALCYKHLQDCSRDNDLYSCIADIPMAIKAGYINSDAMKHRFVGKIIVYMVLTVMAVNVDKLLFASGETPIILKVVWTYLAATEAMSVLENLRDAGIEQAGSLLVFLRERTTILLDRFKQK, encoded by the coding sequence GTGGCAGCTCGGACGTCATGGCTGATTGCCTGGCTGATCAAAACTGTATTTGCGTTTATCGTGGCCACTTTAACCAGTGTGCATGGAACGGCCATGGTTGCTTTCGTGGTCTTGGTATTTATTGACCTCCTGACTAGGTGGATAGCGTTATGTTATAAGCACCTTCAGGATTGCAGTCGGGATAATGATCTATACAGCTGCATTGCTGACATTCCTATGGCCATTAAGGCTGGCTATATAAATAGTGACGCTATGAAGCATCGTTTTGTTGGGAAGATAATTGTTTACATGGTACTGACTGTTATGGCTGTGAATGTGGATAAGCTACTGTTTGCGAGTGGTGAAACGCCTATTATATTGAAAGTAGTTTGGACGTACTTAGCTGCAACAGAAGCCATGAGCGTATTAGAAAATTTAAGAGATGCAGGAATTGAGCAGGCTGGCAGCTTGCTCGTTTTTTTGCGGGAGCGCACGACAATTTTACTTGATCGATTCAAACAAAAATAA
- a CDS encoding ParB N-terminal domain-containing protein — protein sequence MVKLRGQVNVEMSVTADNVPVHCAYDELADITMLVPNSRNPNTHPQKQIELLAKIIKSQGWRAPITVSTRYGFVVRGHGRLLAAQLLGVGQVTCR from the coding sequence ATGGTCAAGTTGCGAGGGCAGGTGAATGTTGAAATGAGTGTTACGGCTGACAATGTTCCGGTTCATTGCGCGTATGACGAACTTGCCGATATAACAATGCTAGTTCCGAATTCGCGTAATCCAAATACGCATCCGCAAAAGCAAATTGAATTATTGGCCAAGATAATAAAAAGCCAGGGTTGGCGTGCTCCGATAACGGTAAGCACCCGCTATGGTTTTGTTGTACGCGGTCATGGGCGACTGCTGGCGGCTCAATTGTTGGGTGTGGGGCAAGTTACCTGTAGATAG
- a CDS encoding Spo0E family sporulation regulatory protein-aspartic acid phosphatase gives MYNEELWEEVEYLKGKLSEVVSKKGIDSPEAIRASQAFRNKMKEYSDLK, from the coding sequence ATGTACAATGAAGAGTTATGGGAAGAAGTTGAGTACCTAAAAGGAAAGCTCAGTGAAGTTGTTAGTAAAAAAGGTATTGATTCACCTGAGGCGATTCGAGCGAGCCAAGCATTTAGAAATAAGATGAAAGAATATAGCGATTTAAAGTAA
- a CDS encoding TOBE domain-containing protein yields the protein MKISGRNKMEAIVKEVVKGTVMAKVVMDFKGTELVAAITVDSVEDLNLKPGDKVSALVKATEMMVIK from the coding sequence TTGAAGATTAGCGGAAGAAACAAGATGGAAGCTATTGTAAAAGAAGTTGTTAAGGGTACAGTTATGGCTAAGGTTGTTATGGATTTTAAAGGGACTGAGTTAGTAGCGGCTATTACGGTGGATTCTGTAGAAGACTTAAATTTGAAACCTGGGGATAAGGTTTCCGCTCTTGTAAAGGCTACCGAAATGATGGTTATCAAATAG
- a CDS encoding ASCH domain-containing protein → MKAITILQPWASLIACGEKKIETRLWPTKYRGPIAIHAGLGKQHIDLCRQQLFWANLWPYEIAAQYSLQERIDKFLPLGAVIAIADLVDW, encoded by the coding sequence ATGAAAGCCATAACAATCCTGCAGCCGTGGGCAAGTTTGATAGCCTGCGGCGAAAAGAAAATAGAAACTAGGTTATGGCCGACGAAGTATCGGGGACCGATTGCAATTCACGCGGGGCTGGGAAAGCAACACATTGATTTATGTAGGCAACAACTATTCTGGGCTAATTTATGGCCGTATGAAATTGCAGCGCAATATTCATTACAAGAAAGAATAGATAAATTTTTACCTTTGGGCGCAGTGATTGCCATAGCTGACTTGGTTGATTGGTAG